In the genome of Notamacropus eugenii isolate mMacEug1 chromosome 5, mMacEug1.pri_v2, whole genome shotgun sequence, one region contains:
- the LOC140503303 gene encoding LOW QUALITY PROTEIN: uncharacterized protein (The sequence of the model RefSeq protein was modified relative to this genomic sequence to represent the inferred CDS: inserted 2 bases in 1 codon) has product MERKDLLPLKGYSPSVHPAEYSGLAQEWSMEQEGTAPVTWSKPSQESLTFEDVIVAFSQEEWCLLDTSQKKLFKDVMLENSWNMLSLGFPVPKEDLIFHLDHGEAPWMSEREDSINSCSDGEARLKTKEPTPKLSISCDFNLKEFWDYNIKIEKNQNNWESDSRHSKILLRKTLRKGRDDRSSSLESDQERFPAENIHCEYDKSGRSFRQNSGLIQCKKITSENGYSKYSTYEECFNQTLDLTHGYGKHAGVKGFQGDTCMTALTLIPDLLGHQKSLSREMSYKYNEFGTTFSHLSPMVHQRVQAAEKWNESNKYGKAIFQSEDLFKCQKTHSVKKNLKCNEDQKVFSKNGDIGGQNIPTREELHKYKECGKPLIGSTNLNSHQDMQSGEKSFKCNICEKTFSKSANLTIHKRIHSGEKLYKCNQCGKTFGKLSNLDVHQRIHFGEKPYKCTECGKAFIQSSSLVAHQRIHSGEKPYICNQCGKAFRNRSNLAVHQRIHTGEKPYKCSECGKAFSQSRHLHRHENIHTGEKSYKCNECGKVLSQSSSLIVHQRIHSGEKPYKCSQCGKAFRKLSNLVVHQRIHTGEKPYKCSECGKSFSQSRDLVRHQRIHTGEKPYKCNQCEKAFNQSRDLFQHLRIHTGEKPYKCNKCGKAFSQSANLSVHQRIHTGEKQYKCKECGRAFSQKSSLIAHQRIHSGEKPYKCDQCGKAFRKPSNLAVHQRIHTGEKPYKCNKCGKAFSQSRHLLSHQNIHTEEKPYKCNVCGRAFNQSSSLSAHQRIHSGEKPYQCTQCGKAFRKPSNLDVHQKIHTGEKPYKCKECEKSFTQSRDLLRHQRIHTGEKPYKCNMCGKAFSQSRDLIRHQRIHTGEKPYTCSKCGKAFSQSANLSVHQRIHTGEKPYKCSECEKAFSQRSSLIAHQRIHSGEKPYKCNECGKAFRKPSNIAVHQRIHTGEKPYECTDCGKVFTRGRDLLGHQNXHIGKKSYKCNKCENAFRKPFKFV; this is encoded by the exons ATGGAAAGGAAAGACCTTCTTCCCCTCAAGGGTTATTCTCCTTCAGTTCATCCCGCTGAGTATTCAGGCCTGGCCCAAGAGTGGAGCATGGAGCAAGAGGGAACAGCCCCAGTGACCTGGAGCAAGCCATCCCAG GAATCATTGACATTTGAGGATGTGATTGTGGCCTTTAGTCAGGAGGAGTGGTGCCTCCTGGACACTTCTCAAAAGAAGCTGTTTAAGGATGTCATGCTGGAGAACTCCTGGAACATGCTTTCCCTGG GGTTTCCAGTTCCCAAAGAAGATTTGATCTTCCATTTGGACCATGGGGAAGCACCATGGATGTCAGAAAGAGAAGATTCAATAAACTCCTGTTCTG aTGGAGAAGCCAGGCTGAAAACCAAGGAACCTACACCAAAGCTGAGTATTTCCTGTGACTTCAATTTGAAAGAATTCTGGGATTATAATATCAAgatagagaaaaatcaaaacaactgggAGAGTGATTCCAGACACTCAAAAATTTTACTCAGGAAAACTctcaggaaagggagagatgatagaagttCTAGCCTGGAGTCTGACCAAGAGAGATTTCCTGCAGAAAATATTCACTGTGAATATGACAAAAGTGGAAGGAGCTTCAGACAAAATTCAGGTCTAATTCAATGTAAGAAAATAACATCAGAAAATGGCTATTCCAAATATAGTACATATGAGGAATGCTTTAATCAGACATTAGACCTTACTCATGGTTATGGGAAACATGCTGGAGTTAAAGGTTTTCAAGGTGATACCTGTATGACAGCCTTAACCTTGATTCCAGACCTGTTGGGACATCAGAAGAGTCTTAGCAGAGAAATGTCTTATAAATACAATGAATTTGGAACAACCTTCTCCCATCTATCCCCTATGGTACATCAGAGGGTTCAAGCTgcagagaaatggaatgaatcTAATAAATATGGGAAGGCCATTTTTCAGAGTGAGGATCTTTTTAAATGTCAGAAAACTCACAGTGTAAAGAAAAATCTCAAATGTAATGAGGACCAAAAAGTCTTCAGCAAAAATGGAGACATTGGAGGTCAGAACATTCCTACTAGAGAGGAACtccataaatacaaagaatgtgGGAAGCCCCTCATCGGAAGTACTAACCTTAACAGTCATCAGGATATGCAAAGTGGAGAGAAGtcttttaaatgtaatatatgtGAGAAAACCTTTAGCAAGAGTGCAAACCTTACCATACATAAGAGGATTCATTCAGGAGAGAAACTTTacaaatgtaatcagtgtggaaagacttttggGAAGCTCTCCAACCTTGATGTTCATCAAAGGATTCATTTTGGAGAAAAGCCCTATAAATGTactgaatgtggaaaggcctttaTCCAAAGCTCATCCCTCGTTGCACATCAGAGgattcattctggagagaaaccttacatatgcaatcagtgtggaaaggctttcagaaacCGTTCTAaccttgctgtacatcagaggattcatactggagagaagccctacAAATGTTCTGAATGTGGTAAGGCCTTCAGCCAGAGCAGACACCTTCACAGACATGAGAATATTCATACAGGAGAAAAgtcctataaatgtaatgaatgtgggaaagttcTCAGCCAGAGCTCATCCCTTATTGTACATCAGAGgattcattctggagagaaaccataCAAATGtagtcagtgtggaaaggctttcagaaagcTCTCCAACCTTGTTGTACAtcagaggattcatactggagagaaaccctacaAATGTTCTGAATGTGGGAAAAGCTTCAGCCAGAGTAGAGACCTTGTTCGACACCAaaggattcatactggagaaaaaccttataaatgtaatcaatgtgaGAAGGCCTTCAATCAGAGTAGGGACCTTTTTCAGCACCtgaggattcatactggagaaaaaccctataaatgtaataaatgtgggaaggctttcagtCAGAGTGCAAACCTTAGTGTACACCAgcgaattcatactggagaaaagcaATATAAATGCAAGGAATGTGGGAGGGCCTTCAGTCAGAAGTCATCTCTTATTGCACACCAGAgaattcattctggagagaaaccttataagtgtgatcaatgtggaaaggctttcagaaaacCATCCAaccttgctgtacatcagaggattcatactggagaaaaaccctacAAATGTAAcaaatgtgggaaggccttcagccAGAGTAGGCACCTTCTGAGCCATCAGAATATTCATACTGAagagaaaccctataaatgtaatgtATGTGGAAGGGCCTTCAACCAGAGTTCATCTCTTAGTGCCCATCAGAGgattcattctggagagaaaccttatcaatgtactcaatgtggaaaggctttcaggaAGCCTTCTAACCTTGATGTACATCAGaagattcatactggagagaaaccttacaaATGTAAGGAATGTGAGAAGTCATTTACCCAGAGTAGGGACCTCCTTCGACAtcagaggattcatactggagaaaagcctTACAAATGTAACatgtgtggaaaggcttttagccAGAGTAGAGATCTGATTCGACACcagaggattcatactggagagaagccctataCTTGTAGtaaatgtgggaaggccttcagccAGAGTGCCAACCTGagtgtacatcagagaattcatactggagagaagccttacaAATGTAGTGAGTGTGAGAAGGCTTTCAGCCAGAGATCATCCCTTATTGCACATCAGAGgattcattctggagagaaaccttacaaatgtaatgaatgtggaaaggctttcagaaagcCCTCTAACATTGCTGTACATCAGAGGATCCATACCGGCgaaaagccttatgaatgtaCTGATTGTGGGAAGGTCTTCACCCGGGGTAGAGATCTTCTTGGGCATCAGAA GCACATAGGAAAGAAATCTTACAAATGTAATAAATGTGAAAATGCTTTTAGAAAACCCTTCAAATTTGTTTGA
- the LOC140503305 gene encoding uncharacterized protein produces the protein MGTESDASSERECVYYYRGQIGSSFLAQLAEDPGLALEVSMEPQGVTPVNQKIPSQESLTFKDVAVDFTQEEWYLLDPSQKALYRDVMLETSQNLLSLGLPVPKVDLISQLDRGEAPWILEQEDQRKSCLDGKITHQTKVPSPRLSISCDFKLKESWHCNIKLEKRQHNWGSHSRQLTMILRKTPAEERDDEYNKLKRNFTQRSSLSVPPRDPIGKIHHEYDKSQRSFRQYSDLIQCKKFTSGNGHSKCNECRGCFKEKIELIQCQEKHVGVKDFQGNHHEAAFSLIPDFISHQKSPPGEIPSKCNEDGTGFIHHLSLSLHQKAHIREELRECNRCGNTYFQKVNIIKTQKIHRPEKPCRCNKFGKTFPQELPLISTQMIHSGEKPYKCGHCAKVFRKPSQLAVHQRTHTGEKPYRCNECGKDFRWRANFIIHERIHTGKKPYVCNQCGNVFQKPCNLAEHLKIHTGEKPYKCNECGKAFIQRAKLVVHERIHTREKPYKCNHCGKAFRQSSHLAVHQMIHTGEKPYTCNECGKAFRQSSSLMAHHRIHSGEKPYTCNECGKAFRQRSSLMAHHRIHSGEKPFKCNECEKAFSQKSSLMAHYRIHSGENPYTCNECGKSFSWSANLVAHQRIHTGEKPYKCHECGKTFTRKSFLTVHKRIHTGLKSCEPM, from the exons ATGGGCACTGAAAGTGATGCTTCCAGTGAAAGAGAGTGTGTGTATTATTACCGAGGTCAAATAGGGAGTTCCTTCCTAG CTCAGCTCGCTGAGGATCCAGGCCTGGCCCTAGAGGTGAGCATGGAGCCACAAGGAGTGACCCCTGTCAATCAGAAGATCCCATCCCAG GAATCATTGACGTTCAAAgatgtggctgtggacttcacTCAAGAGGAGTGGTACCTCCTGGACCCTTCTCAGAAGGCTCTGTACAGGGATGTCATGCTGGAGACATCCCAAAACTTGCTCTCTCTGG GACTTCCTGTTCCTAAAGTAGATCTGATCTCCCAGCTGGACCGAGGGGAAGCACCATGGATATTGGAACAAGAAGACCAAAGGAAATCCTGTCTAG ATGGGAAAATCACACATCAGACCAAGGTACCTTCTCCAAGGCTGAGCATTTCCTGTGACTTCAAATTGAAAGAATCCTGGCATTGTAATATCAAGTTAGAGAAGAGGCAACACAACTGGGGGAGTCATTCCAGACAATTAACTATGATCCTCAGGAAAACTCCAGCTGAAGAGAGAGATGATGAATATAATAAGTTGAAGAGGAATTTTACTCAACGGTCAAGCCTTTCTGTCCCACCAAGAGACCCCATAGGAAAGATTCACCATGAATATGACAAAAGCCAAAGGAGCTTCAGACAATATTCAGATCTAATTCAATGTAAGAAATTTACTTCAGGAAATGGACATTCCAAATGTAATGAGTGCAGGGGTTGctttaaagaaaagatagaacTCATTCAGTGTCAGGAGAAGCACGTGGGAGTGAAGGATTTTCAGGGTAATCACCATGAGGCAGCTTTCAGCCTGATCCCAGACTTCATTAGTCATCAAAAAAGTCCTCCTGGAGAAATTCCTTCTAAATGTAATGAAGATGGTACAGGCTTCATCCATCACTTATCTCTTAGTTTGCATCAGAAAGCTCATATTAGAGAGGAATTGCGTGAATGTAATCGGTGTGGAAATACCTATTTTCAAAAGGTAAACATTATAAAAACTCAGAAAATTCACAGACCAGAAAAGCCTTGTAGATGCAATAAATTTGGGAAGACCTTCCCCCAGGAATTGCCCCTTATTTCAACTCAGATgattcattctggagagaaaccttacaaATGTGGTCATTGTGCAAAGGTTTTCAGAAAGCCCTCCCAACTTGCAGTACATCAGAGGactcacactggagagaagccctatagatgtaatgaatgtgggaaggacTTCAGATGGAGGGCAAATTTTATCATACATGAGAGGATTCACACTGGAAAGAAACCTTACgtatgtaatcaatgtggaaatgttttccaAAAGCCCTGCAACCTTGCTGAACATCtgaaaattcatactggagagaagccatataaatgtaatgaatgtgggaaagccttcattCAACGAGCAAAGCTTGTTGTACATGAGAGGATTCATACTAGAGAGAAACCTTACaaatgtaatcactgtggaaaggctttcagacagTCCTCCCATCTTGCTGTGCATCAGatgattcatactggagaaaagccttatacatgcaatgaatgtgggaaggccttcagacAGAGCTCATCCCTTATGGCACATCACAgaattcattctggagagaagccctatacatgtaatgaatgtggaaaggcctttagACAGAGATCATCCCTTATGGCACATCACAGgattcattctggagagaaaccctttaaATGTAACGAATGTGAGAAGGCCTTCAGCCAGAAGTCATCACTTATGGCACATTACAGGATTCATTCAGGAGAGAATCCCTAtacatgtaatgaatgtggaaaatccTTCAGCTGGAGTGCAAATCTTGTTGCACACCAGaggattcacactggagagaagccgtATAAATGTCATGAATGTGGAAAGACGTTTACTCGGAAGTCTTTTCTTACTGTGcataagagaattcatactggactGAAATCTTGTGAGCCTATGTGA